A genomic segment from Leptolyngbya boryana PCC 6306 encodes:
- a CDS encoding tetratricopeptide repeat protein, protein MSTRKHPAKMSRVKKQFTLSLCLGWLLAGTPLLTLAEAQMAIAQTQNIPADVRQAYTLLGKGWVDDAIQAFQRSIQRYPDSVEAKLGLAISLRRAGRDSEAWQAYQRVLQQDPNNQLALKTVGLLASFKPEWQKQGIDALTTLLQLNAGETEARAQRALLYGYQGRFTEALADYEMVLATNPTPEVLLGAAQIYTYAGDSQKGLELFERYRSRTRTPITGNAAIAYARALRAAGNNTQAIQILEGQLPKQMNAFGIQVRSELSQAYLANRQSAQALAILDPLRDRTDSRLPLARALNELGRQENRPELLAQAGALYRQVLASTSNPSPTLLREIADVLGGISQERQTALQIYRQLVQQQPNNQTLVIQQLALESQLGTLNQSEIRQRLRPILQSLPNEPAQQFAIAQALVRLEPDPEFFDIYETLIQKEVSEPFLNFRYAQLLIERNEFEAARAALSRYQSTPVGARDQAPELLFAELDRRQGNLEAAAKRYETLIASASANDELKAGAIRSLAGLRLSQNRFDDALRLYDRLIADNPDDLQLQLGRTSVAYQAKKISEREAEVVLARFLQSRPSETPAELYTLVGILPSDVSREALYNALIEADPTNVPVQVRLIQLLASRDPLQARAQANRLIAKVRRTASDDRTNLSLLFLKAQLEQTLGNSNRAEDAYQAILKVEPENLDALSGLGGVKFQQRQFTSAENIYTQILEMNPDNLIAQRSLAELSAAQGQPLAALDQFERLKIQQTEQGASDLELEQRIQKLQEGMLQQRGFQPPWERY, encoded by the coding sequence ATGAGTACACGGAAACACCCTGCTAAGATGTCTCGCGTTAAGAAACAGTTCACGCTCTCTCTTTGCCTTGGATGGCTACTTGCCGGAACACCTCTGCTGACTCTTGCAGAGGCACAAATGGCAATCGCTCAAACGCAAAACATCCCTGCGGATGTCCGTCAAGCTTATACGCTACTCGGCAAAGGTTGGGTAGACGATGCAATCCAAGCATTCCAGCGATCGATTCAACGCTATCCAGACTCAGTTGAAGCGAAGCTAGGATTAGCGATCTCGCTGCGTCGAGCAGGTCGTGATTCTGAGGCGTGGCAAGCCTATCAACGAGTGTTGCAGCAAGATCCGAACAATCAATTAGCGCTGAAAACAGTTGGACTTTTAGCAAGCTTTAAGCCGGAGTGGCAGAAGCAAGGGATCGATGCCTTGACGACGCTGCTTCAACTCAACGCAGGGGAAACTGAAGCACGTGCCCAACGTGCCTTGCTGTATGGCTATCAAGGTCGTTTTACCGAGGCACTTGCAGATTATGAGATGGTCTTAGCAACAAATCCAACGCCAGAAGTTCTGTTAGGAGCCGCTCAAATCTATACCTATGCTGGAGATAGCCAGAAAGGACTGGAGTTATTTGAGCGATATCGTTCGCGCACTCGTACTCCAATTACGGGCAATGCAGCGATCGCCTATGCCCGTGCTTTGCGTGCAGCAGGAAACAATACTCAAGCTATTCAAATTTTAGAAGGGCAACTTCCAAAGCAAATGAATGCGTTTGGAATTCAAGTACGCTCTGAACTCTCTCAAGCTTATTTGGCAAATCGGCAGTCGGCGCAGGCACTCGCAATCCTTGATCCATTACGCGATCGCACTGATTCTCGGTTGCCGTTAGCACGTGCATTGAATGAACTGGGCAGACAGGAAAACCGCCCAGAACTTCTAGCACAGGCAGGAGCATTGTACAGACAGGTCTTAGCATCAACATCGAACCCTTCTCCAACGCTGCTTCGAGAGATTGCAGATGTCTTGGGTGGAATTTCTCAAGAGCGCCAAACGGCTCTACAGATCTATCGTCAACTCGTTCAGCAACAACCGAACAATCAGACTTTAGTCATTCAGCAATTGGCATTAGAGAGCCAGCTTGGCACGCTGAATCAAAGCGAAATTCGGCAACGTTTAAGACCGATTTTACAAAGTTTGCCGAACGAGCCTGCTCAACAATTTGCGATCGCTCAAGCACTGGTTCGATTAGAACCCGATCCTGAGTTCTTCGACATCTATGAGACATTAATCCAGAAAGAAGTCAGTGAACCGTTCTTGAACTTCCGTTACGCGCAGCTTTTGATTGAGCGTAACGAATTTGAAGCGGCAAGAGCGGCTTTATCTCGCTATCAATCTACTCCAGTTGGCGCACGCGACCAAGCTCCAGAACTGCTATTTGCAGAACTTGATCGCCGACAAGGTAACTTAGAAGCTGCCGCAAAACGCTATGAAACTTTAATTGCGAGTGCCTCAGCAAATGATGAGTTGAAAGCAGGGGCAATTCGTTCTCTCGCAGGCTTGAGACTGTCTCAAAACCGCTTTGACGATGCCTTGAGATTGTACGATCGCTTAATTGCAGACAATCCTGACGATTTACAACTTCAACTCGGTCGCACTTCTGTTGCTTATCAGGCAAAGAAAATTTCAGAGCGTGAAGCAGAAGTTGTGCTGGCTCGATTCTTGCAGTCTCGCCCTTCTGAAACCCCTGCTGAACTCTATACCTTGGTAGGAATTTTACCGAGTGATGTCAGCCGTGAAGCTTTATACAACGCTCTCATTGAAGCTGATCCCACAAATGTTCCAGTTCAGGTGCGGTTGATTCAACTGTTAGCCAGTCGCGATCCGCTGCAAGCGAGAGCACAGGCAAATCGGCTGATTGCTAAAGTACGGCGAACTGCATCAGACGATCGCACCAATCTTTCTCTGTTATTCCTCAAAGCTCAATTAGAGCAAACACTCGGAAATAGTAATCGTGCAGAAGATGCTTATCAAGCAATTTTGAAAGTTGAACCTGAGAATTTAGACGCGCTTTCTGGTTTAGGGGGAGTGAAGTTCCAACAGAGACAATTTACATCAGCCGAAAATATCTACACTCAAATCCTGGAAATGAATCCAGACAATTTGATTGCTCAGCGATCTCTGGCTGAACTCTCTGCGGCTCAAGGTCAACCTTTGGCAGCACTAGATCAATTTGAACGGCTGAAAATTCAACAGACCGAGCAAGGAGCATCAGATTTAGAACTGGAGCAACGAATTCAGAAACTCCAGGAAGGAATGTTGCAACAACGCGGTTTCCAGCCGCCTTGGGAACGTTATTAA
- a CDS encoding glycosyl hydrolase family 8: MLRLLVPLTIIGCISIGGLVSCTVPPPRSTLASSVEVSDHRALLAESWTAYRKRFIQADGRVIDWEATGRSTSEGQAYAMLRAVIADDPETFERTLRWAETNLRRQDQSQTPIDSLWAWKWGQDAGGKWRILDPNVASDADIDGITALILASRRWQRSDYLTLARRKLKDLWAKATVTLPADQKRYLLPGAVNLFQRNEKLKANPSYLAPYAFRLFAQVDSERNWLSLVDSSYQMLEQSSKVSPVGLPSDWIALDPKNGQYSALDSGSPLITQYGFDASRVWWRVALDATWFNEPRAKSYLQSNLGHLKQMWQAQRKIPAKLDLQGQAVVDYEATSQYGMLYAAFRVIDPAIAEEILTEKLLPAYRNGFWDNDSAYYSQNLAWFGLLPPNVMAAYLTDPTQAATISLP; encoded by the coding sequence ATGCTGCGATTGCTTGTCCCGCTCACGATTATCGGATGCATTAGCATCGGTGGCTTAGTGTCTTGCACCGTTCCACCTCCGCGATCGACATTGGCTTCTAGCGTGGAAGTTTCTGACCATCGTGCCTTACTTGCTGAGAGTTGGACAGCTTATCGAAAGCGATTTATTCAAGCCGATGGTCGCGTGATCGACTGGGAAGCGACGGGTCGCTCGACTTCAGAAGGTCAAGCCTACGCCATGCTTCGAGCCGTGATTGCAGACGATCCCGAAACATTTGAACGAACGCTACGCTGGGCAGAAACCAACCTGCGACGACAAGATCAATCTCAGACTCCGATCGATTCTCTCTGGGCTTGGAAATGGGGACAGGACGCTGGAGGCAAGTGGAGAATCCTCGATCCAAATGTTGCGAGCGATGCTGATATTGATGGAATTACCGCATTAATTTTGGCATCGCGACGATGGCAGCGATCGGACTACCTCACCCTCGCGCGCCGTAAATTAAAAGATCTTTGGGCAAAAGCAACCGTCACGCTTCCAGCCGATCAGAAACGATATCTCCTCCCTGGCGCTGTGAATCTATTTCAGCGCAACGAAAAGCTCAAAGCGAACCCCTCATACCTTGCCCCTTATGCCTTTCGTCTCTTTGCCCAAGTTGATTCAGAGCGAAATTGGCTGAGTCTAGTCGATAGTAGCTATCAGATGTTAGAGCAATCCTCGAAAGTCTCCCCTGTCGGCTTACCGAGCGATTGGATTGCCCTCGATCCGAAAAATGGACAGTACAGTGCATTAGATTCAGGCAGTCCACTGATTACCCAATATGGTTTTGATGCGAGTCGAGTTTGGTGGCGGGTTGCCTTGGATGCGACCTGGTTTAATGAGCCAAGAGCGAAGTCATACCTTCAATCAAATCTGGGACATCTCAAACAGATGTGGCAAGCTCAGCGCAAAATTCCTGCCAAACTCGATTTACAAGGACAGGCTGTTGTGGATTACGAAGCCACCTCGCAATACGGCATGTTATATGCTGCCTTCCGAGTGATTGATCCCGCGATCGCTGAGGAAATTCTCACCGAAAAGCTCCTGCCTGCATATCGCAACGGATTCTGGGATAACGATTCCGCTTATTACTCTCAGAATCTCGCCTGGTTTGGACTGCTCCCTCCAAATGTCATGGCGGCTTATCTTACAGATCCTACTCAAGCTGCAACTATATCCCTCCCATGA
- a CDS encoding cellulose biosynthesis cyclic di-GMP-binding regulatory protein BcsB — MNKRFSDQSSHSGHPRRFSKTLLKRALILCCAGLVTGLAIVLLHTPQPISAQGVQRQEDQLIRDFKLPSTPVEAPVYRPQAPVYQPEPAPIVETPPAAEPYYEPAPSQPAPVESAIPAPSQSAPKAEPKSEPTKAASAEALSRYVLEFNRSPAIGNRFRLQGTYAEARIGFTRPKNWTVKTAKVVVRFQHSPAIVADKSNLIVRVNDTSIGSVPLNLKNAQIGEAVVNIPANLIQDYNEVTLVAQQSNSPTCANPDDKALWSEVLPDSKVVLDYQPQPLALDFSRYPLPFFDNLGLDTTRLNYLLPGQVNEAWLTATSRFHAHFGRLADFRSLETSLVRDTKKFQWNDRLIVIGTPKDQPTLKSMKLPLNITNDQIVDGNKTALPDNVGVLMLATLNNGGIPVLIASGNSPEAVAKAVQFLVQPSNSQIGAGQVVLVQNVAEVESPKPRSWERYLPLEDSFQLSALKGLDNKPFKDVTVRGTSAPPVQFQFRALPDDRMLRGSSMNLKYSYSAQVNTRKSSLSVRIDGVTVGSKKLTSDNGASNETFNVDLPPNLIKSDSVIDVAFDLYPKESLKCGQVSDQQLSGTVHSSTEFKINRENSVELPDLKLLTTGYPFAAPQDLSQTAIVVPDAPTEADVMTLLKFSERLGRLSQAQSVKLDVYKPGSLTEAVKKDRHLVGIGTRDRFPIQEMLQANSGFRLMDSFTRESGKEKINVLPDQGGVIKSMMSPWNRDRVLLALTAQTDFGLKQVQDVFSNDLWFYQLKEDTALISTNQTNPSPFDSNAYQMQFVSQSERRRIEDTSIVSKARQFLQEQWYLLPVGIVGSSVVLYGISQLFLKQVGG; from the coding sequence ATGAACAAACGGTTTTCAGATCAGTCCTCTCATTCAGGACATCCACGTCGATTTTCTAAAACACTGCTAAAACGGGCACTGATTCTCTGCTGTGCAGGTTTAGTCACTGGGCTTGCGATCGTGCTGCTGCACACCCCGCAACCTATCTCAGCTCAAGGTGTTCAAAGACAGGAAGATCAGCTCATTCGGGACTTTAAGCTCCCATCCACGCCAGTTGAGGCCCCTGTCTATCGCCCACAAGCCCCTGTCTATCAGCCTGAACCTGCTCCTATCGTTGAAACACCACCAGCAGCAGAGCCTTACTACGAGCCTGCACCGTCACAACCTGCGCCTGTAGAATCGGCTATACCCGCACCGTCGCAATCTGCACCCAAAGCCGAGCCAAAGTCTGAGCCAACGAAAGCTGCCAGCGCTGAAGCATTGAGCCGATACGTTTTAGAATTCAACCGGAGTCCAGCGATCGGGAACCGTTTCCGTTTACAGGGAACCTACGCTGAAGCACGGATTGGCTTCACACGACCCAAAAATTGGACGGTCAAAACGGCAAAGGTTGTCGTTCGATTCCAGCATTCTCCCGCGATCGTGGCAGACAAATCGAATTTGATTGTCCGCGTTAACGATACCAGCATCGGCAGCGTTCCATTGAACTTGAAGAATGCTCAAATCGGTGAAGCAGTGGTGAATATCCCAGCGAATCTGATTCAGGATTACAACGAAGTCACTTTAGTCGCTCAGCAATCTAATTCCCCAACTTGTGCAAATCCTGACGATAAAGCCCTCTGGTCAGAAGTTCTGCCTGACTCGAAAGTGGTGCTAGATTATCAGCCTCAGCCACTCGCATTAGATTTCAGCCGCTATCCTTTGCCGTTCTTTGACAATCTCGGCTTAGATACAACTCGGTTGAACTATCTTCTGCCCGGACAAGTGAATGAAGCTTGGCTCACTGCTACGAGTCGTTTTCACGCGCATTTCGGACGGTTAGCTGATTTTCGATCGCTAGAAACCAGTCTCGTAAGAGACACCAAGAAGTTTCAGTGGAACGATCGCTTAATCGTCATCGGCACACCTAAAGATCAGCCGACTCTCAAATCGATGAAGTTGCCTTTGAACATCACGAACGATCAGATCGTAGATGGGAATAAAACGGCACTTCCTGACAATGTCGGTGTATTGATGCTAGCAACGCTCAACAACGGTGGTATTCCGGTTCTCATTGCTTCTGGAAACAGTCCAGAAGCAGTTGCGAAAGCAGTTCAATTCCTGGTGCAACCGAGCAATAGCCAGATTGGGGCAGGGCAAGTTGTCTTAGTTCAGAATGTTGCGGAAGTCGAAAGCCCGAAACCTCGCAGTTGGGAACGCTACTTGCCACTTGAAGATTCATTCCAATTGAGTGCGTTGAAAGGCTTAGATAACAAGCCATTCAAGGATGTGACAGTCCGTGGAACTTCTGCGCCACCTGTTCAGTTTCAGTTCCGAGCATTGCCCGACGATCGCATGTTACGGGGTAGCTCAATGAATTTGAAATATAGCTACAGCGCTCAAGTCAACACCCGCAAGTCTTCGCTCTCTGTACGAATTGATGGCGTTACAGTCGGAAGCAAGAAACTGACTTCTGATAATGGCGCAAGTAATGAAACGTTCAACGTTGATTTGCCGCCCAATTTGATCAAGTCGGATTCTGTAATTGATGTTGCTTTCGATCTCTATCCCAAAGAATCTTTGAAATGCGGCCAGGTCAGCGATCAGCAGCTGTCGGGAACCGTTCACAGTTCAACAGAGTTCAAGATCAACCGTGAAAACTCTGTCGAGTTACCAGACCTCAAACTGTTGACCACGGGTTATCCATTTGCCGCGCCGCAAGATCTTTCCCAAACGGCGATCGTGGTTCCTGACGCTCCGACTGAAGCAGATGTGATGACGCTGCTGAAATTTAGTGAGCGTTTAGGGCGGCTCAGCCAAGCTCAATCCGTCAAGCTCGATGTCTACAAGCCTGGAAGCCTGACTGAAGCAGTGAAAAAAGATCGGCATTTAGTCGGAATTGGGACACGCGATCGCTTCCCCATTCAGGAAATGCTGCAAGCCAATAGCGGTTTTCGTCTGATGGATTCTTTCACAAGAGAATCAGGCAAAGAGAAGATTAACGTCTTACCCGATCAAGGCGGTGTGATCAAGAGCATGATGTCGCCTTGGAATCGCGATCGCGTTCTACTAGCACTGACCGCTCAAACAGATTTCGGCTTGAAGCAAGTTCAAGATGTCTTCAGCAACGACCTTTGGTTCTACCAACTTAAAGAAGACACGGCTCTCATCAGCACGAATCAAACGAATCCTTCACCTTTCGATTCCAACGCTTATCAAATGCAGTTTGTGAGCCAATCGGAGCGCCGTCGAATTGAAGACACAAGCATTGTGAGCAAGGCAAGGCAATTCCTGCAAGAACAGTGGTATCTGCTTCCGGTCGGCATTGTCGGCAGCTCAGTCGTGCTCTATGGCATCAGTCAGCTTTTCTTGAAGCAAGTTGGAGGTTAA